In a single window of the Anabas testudineus chromosome 19, fAnaTes1.2, whole genome shotgun sequence genome:
- the nrxn1a gene encoding neurexin 1a isoform X13, producing the protein MSVMAVCVWAAAPLLFLGLCLCSVGGQAQGEVLEFGGVSSQWGRFPVWNACCESVLSFSLRTHSQEGLLLYLDDEGFCDFLELLLLHGHLRLRFSIFCAEPAELQSGVAVSDGRWHAVRVKRDWRNTSLEVDGRLEGWAEVKSKRRDMTVFSHTYMGGVTPELHSSPLRLTSPSVREHPPFRGWITAVSINGSVVMLDGSEGVTVTAGCGPDHQCQNGGVCSVVNDQAVCDCSDTGFQGNDCSEEHSYTPGLAHLMIGDQGKLRAREEYVATFKGSEYFCYDLSPNPIQSSSDEITLSFKTLQRNGLMLHTGKSADYVNLALKNGAVSLVINLGSGAFEALVEPVNGKFNDNAWHDVKVTRNLRQVTISVDGILTTTGYTQEDYTMLGSDDFFYVGGSPSTADLPGSPVSNNFMGCLKEVVYKNNDVRLELSRLAKQGDPKMKVSGVVSFKCESVATLDPVTFDTPESYVSLSKWTAKKAGSVSFDFRTTEPNGLMLFSHGKPRPQQRKDPRTPPTVKVDFFAIEMLDGHLYLLLDMGSGTTKTKAVSKKVNDGEWHHVDFQRDGRSGTISVSSERTAYTAPGDSEILDLDDTLYLGGLPEDRAGLIFPTEVWTALLNYGYVGCIRDLFIDGQSKDIRRLAEAQRAVGVKPSCSKEPPKQCLSNPCQHNGICREGWNRYVCDCSGTGYLGRSCERDATILSYDGSKFMKVQLPVVMHTEAEDVSLRFRSQRAYGVLMATTSRNSADTLRLELDGGRVRLTVNLGKGPETIFAGSGLNDNEWHTVRVVRRGKSLKLTVDDLQPVEGQMAGDHTQLEFHNVETGIVTEKRFMPAVPSNFIGHLQGLTLNGMPYIDLCKNGDIDYCELNAVIGYKSIVADPVTFRSRSSFVTLPTLQAYYSMHLFMQFKTTSPDGLILYNRGDGNDFIVIELVKGYLHYISDLGNGAHLIKGNSNSPLNDNHWHNVHISRDTNNLHTVKIDTKVTTQTTMGAKNLDLKGDLYIGGISKEMYRDLPKLVHSREGFQGCLATVDLNGKLPDLLAEALATMGQVERGCEGPSTTCQEDSCSNQGVCLQQWEGFTCDCSMTSYAGPLCNDAGTTYIFGRDGGLVIYTWPPNERPSTRADRLALGFSTQQKHAILLRVDSASGLGDYLQLQIDKGNIRVVFNVGTDDINIEESSKFVNDGKYHIIRFTRSGGNATLQLDDLPIIERYPSGRQLTIFNSQTTVRVGGGERGAGMFQGQLSGLYYNGLRILNMAAEGHPHIRVEGSARLVGDMPSSSITPQSSAAAGGNRSDSAPSISDITTTTATNRKGQGATQQTADDLLVASAECPSDDEDIDPCDPSSARPPLPDVKVFPGPSEVVRESSSTTGMVVGIVAAAALCILILLYAMYKYRNRDEGSYHVDESRNYISNSATQPNGSAKDKPLGIAKISKNKKNKDKEYYV; encoded by the exons TGAGGGCTTCTGCGACTtcctggagctgctgcttctccatGGCCACCTTCGCCTGCGTTTCTCCATCTTTTGTGCCGAGCCGGCCGAACTGCAGTCAGGCGTGGCGGTGAGTGATGGGCGCTGGCATGCGGTGCGTGTCAAGCGGGACTGGAGGAACACCTCGTTAGAGGTGGATGGGCGACTGGAGGGATGGGCGGAAGTGAAGAGCAAGAGAAGAGACATGACAGTATTCAGCCACACCTACATGGGCGGGGTGACGCCAGAACTTCACTCTTCACCCCTGCGCCTCACCTCCCCTTCAGTGCGGGAACATCCTCCCTTCCGTGGCTGGATCACAGCGGTGAGCATCAATGGCTCGGTGGTGATGCTGGATGGCTCAGAGGGCGTCACAGTAACAGCTGGCTGTGGGCCGGACCACCAGTGCCAAAATGGAGGGGTGTGCAGCGTAGTCAACGACCAGGCCGTCTGCGACTGCTCTGACACGGGTTTCCAAGGCAATGACTGCAGCGAAG AGCACAGCTACACCCCAG GTCTGGCACACCTGATGATTGGCGACCAAG GAAAACTCAGAG ctcGCGAGGAGTATGTTGCAACCTTCAAGGGCTCTGAGTACTTCTGCTATGACTTGTCGCCCAACCCCATCCAATCTAGCAGTGATGAAATAACACTTTCCTTCAAAACGCTGCAGCGCAACGGCCTGATGCTGCACACCGGCAAGTCAGCTGACTACGTCAACCTGGCACTGAAGAACGGTGCTGTGTCACTTGTCATCAACCTAGGCTCCGGGGCCTTCGAGGCTCTGGTGGAGCCAGTCAACGGCAAGTTCAACGACAATGCCTGGCATGACGTCAAGGTCACCCGCAACCTGAGACAG GTGACCATCTCTGTGGATGGCATCCTGACTACCACAGGCTATACCCAGGAGGACTACACGATGCTGGGCTCAGATGACTTCTTTTACGTGGGGGGGAGCCCCAGCACGGCTGACCTGCCTGGTTCTCCAGTCAGCAATAACTTCATGGGCTGTCTCAAAGAG GTGGTGTACAAGAACAACGATGTACGTTTGGAGCTGTCTAGACTGGCTAAACAGGGAGACCCAAAGATGAAG GTGAGTGGGGTGGTGTCCTTTAAGTGTGAGAGCGTTGCCACACTGGACCCTGTGACCTTCGATACCCCAGAGTCCTACGTGTCGCTAAGCAAGTGGACAGCGAAGAAGGCAGGATCCGTCTCATTTGACTTTAGGACCACAGAGCCAAACGGGTTAATGCTATTCAGTCATGGCAAACCCAGACCGCAGCAACGCAAGGACCCACGCACACCTCCCACAGTCAAG GTGGATTTCTTTGCCATTGAGATGCTGGATGGGCACTTGTACTTGCTGCTTGACATGGGCTCGGGAACCACAAAGACCAAGGCTGTCAGCAAAAAGGTCAACGACGGAGAATGGCATCATGTCGACTTCCAGAGGGATGGGCGCTCAG GAACCATCTCTGTGAGCAGTGAAAGAACAGCATACACAGCTCCAGGAGACAGCGAGATCCTGGACCTGGACGACACCTTGTACCTTGGAGGACTACCAGAGGACCGCGCTGGACTCATCTTCCCAACAGAG GTGTGGACGGCTCTGTTGAACTACGGTTATGTGGGCTGCATCAGAGACCTGTTTATAGATGGGCAGAGCAAAGACATTAGACGACTGGCTGAGGCCCAGAGGGCGGTAGGGGTAAAACCCTCTTGCTCCAAAGAGCCACCCAAACAGTGCCTGTCCAACCCCTGCCAGCACAACGGCATCTGCAGGGAGGGCTGGAATCGCTATGTCTGCGACTGCTCTGGGACGGGCTACCTGGGACGCTCCTGTGAGAGAG ATGCGACTATCCTGTCATATGATGGCAGTAAGTTTATGAAGGTGCAGTTGCCTGTGGTGATGCACACCGAGGCAGAGGACGTCTCACTACGCTTTCGCTCCCAGCGGGCCTATGGCGTTCTCATGGCAACCACATCCCGTAACTCCGCAGACACCCTTCGTCTGGAGCTAGATGGGGGCCGTGTCCGACTAACTGTCAACCTAG GTAAAGGCCCAGAGACCATCTTTGCGGGGTCAGGCCTCAATGATAATGAGTGGCACACGGTGAGGGTAGTCCGGCGTGGCAAGAGCCTCAAACTCACCGTGGATGACCTGCAGCCTGTTGAAG GTCAAATGGCGGGCGACCACACCCAACTGGAGTTCCACAATGTGGAGACGGGTATTGTGACGGAGAAGCGCTTCATGCCTGCTGTGCCCTCCAATTTCATCGGTCACCTTCAGGGCCTGACACTGAACGGCATGCCTTACATTGATCTGTGCAAGAATGGTGACATCGACTACTGTGAGCTCAACGCTGTTATTGGCTATAAGAGCATTGTGGCTGACCCCGTCACCTTCCGCTCGCGCTCCAGTTTCGTCACATTACCCACACTGCAGGCCTACTACTCCATGCATCTCTTCATGCAGTTCAAGACTACATCCCCCGACGGCCTTATTCTGTACAACAGGGGAGATGGCAATGACTTCATAGTGATTGAGCTGGTTAAAGG CTACCTACACTACATTTCTGACCTAGGCAACGGAGCACACCTGATCAAGGGCAACTCTAATAGTCCTCTAAATGACAATCACTGGCACAATGTGCACATATCCCGAGACACTAACAATCTGCACACGGTTAAGATTGACACCAAAGTCACTACACAGACCACGATGGGCGCCAAAAACCTCGACCTAAAGG GTGACCTGTACATTGGGGGCATTTCCAAAGAGATGTATCGAGATCTGCCCAAACTGGTCCACTCCCGTGAGGGTTTCCAGGGTTGCCTAGCAACAGTTGATCTAAATGGCAAGCTCCCTGACCTTTTGGCTGAAGCCTTGGCAACTATGGGACAAGTAGAAAGAGGCTGTGAAG GTCCCAGCACTACCTGTCAAGAAGACTCCTGCTCAAATCAGGGAGTTTGTTTGCAGCAGTGGGAGGGTTTCACCTGTGACTGCAGCATGACTTCATATGCTGGGCCACTGTGCAATGACG CTGGGACCACTTATATCTTTGGCCGTGATGGAGGCCTGGTGATTTACACGTGGCCCCCTAATGAGCGTCCCAGCACCAGGGCAGACCGGCTTGCCCTCGGGTTCAGCACCCAGCAAAAACACGCCATTCTGCTCAGGGTGGACAGCGCATCTGGCCTGGGAGACTACCTTCAGCTGCAGATA GACAAGGGCAACATTAGAGTAGTGTTTAATGTGGGCACTGATGACATCAACATCGAGGAGAGCTCCAAGTTTGTCAACGATGGGAAGTACCACATAATTCGGTTCACCCGTAGCGGAGGCAATGCCACCCTTCAACTGGACGACCTGCCAATCATAGAGCGCTATCCATCAG GTCGCCAACTGACCATCTTCAACAGCCAGACGACGGTGCGCGTTGGCGGAGGTGAGCGGGGTGCAGGCATGTTCCAGGGCCAGCTGTCTGGCCTCTACTACAACGGCCTCCGCATCCTGAATATGGCTGCTGAGGGGCACCCACACATCAGAGTGGAGGGCAGCGCACGGTTGGTCGGCGACATGCCATCTTCCTCCATCACCCCACAGTCCAGTGCCGCAGCTGGAGGCAACCGCTCTGACTCTGCCCCCTCCATAAGTGACATCACAACCACCACGGCTACCAACAGGAAGGGGCAGGGCGCCACACAGCAG ACGGCAGATGACCTGCTGGTGGCTTCAGCTGAGTGTCCCAGCGATGATGAAGACATTGACCCCTGTGACCCCAGTTCAG CCCGCCCTCCCCTTCCAGATGTAAAGGTGTTCCCAGGTCCTTCTGAGGTGGTACGggagagcagcagcaccacaggCATGGTGGTAGGCATCGTGGCAGCTGCCGCCCTCtgcatcctcatcctcctctatGCCATGTACAAGTACCGCAATCGAGATGAAGGCTCCTACCACGTGGATGAGAGTCGCAATTATATCAGCAACTCGGCCACACAGCCCAATGGCAGTGCCAAGGACAAACCGCTGGGCATTGCCAAAATCTCcaaaaacaagaag
- the nrxn1a gene encoding neurexin 1a isoform X7: protein MSVMAVCVWAAAPLLFLGLCLCSVGGQAQGEVLEFGGVSSQWGRFPVWNACCESVLSFSLRTHSQEGLLLYLDDEGFCDFLELLLLHGHLRLRFSIFCAEPAELQSGVAVSDGRWHAVRVKRDWRNTSLEVDGRLEGWAEVKSKRRDMTVFSHTYMGGVTPELHSSPLRLTSPSVREHPPFRGWITAVSINGSVVMLDGSEGVTVTAGCGPDHQCQNGGVCSVVNDQAVCDCSDTGFQGNDCSEGLAHLMIGDQAREEYVATFKGSEYFCYDLSPNPIQSSSDEITLSFKTLQRNGLMLHTGKSADYVNLALKNGAVSLVINLGSGAFEALVEPVNGKFNDNAWHDVKVTRNLRQHSGIGHAMVTISVDGILTTTGYTQEDYTMLGSDDFFYVGGSPSTADLPGSPVSNNFMGCLKEVVYKNNDVRLELSRLAKQGDPKMKVSGVVSFKCESVATLDPVTFDTPESYVSLSKWTAKKAGSVSFDFRTTEPNGLMLFSHGKPRPQQRKDPRTPPTVKVDFFAIEMLDGHLYLLLDMGSGTTKTKAVSKKVNDGEWHHVDFQRDGRSGTISVSSERTAYTAPGDSEILDLDDTLYLGGLPEDRAGLIFPTEVWTALLNYGYVGCIRDLFIDGQSKDIRRLAEAQRAVGVKPSCSKEPPKQCLSNPCQHNGICREGWNRYVCDCSGTGYLGRSCERDATILSYDGSKFMKVQLPVVMHTEAEDVSLRFRSQRAYGVLMATTSRNSADTLRLELDGGRVRLTVNLDCIRINCTASKGPETIFAGSGLNDNEWHTVRVVRRGKSLKLTVDDLQPVEGQMAGDHTQLEFHNVETGIVTEKRFMPAVPSNFIGHLQGLTLNGMPYIDLCKNGDIDYCELNAVIGYKSIVADPVTFRSRSSFVTLPTLQAYYSMHLFMQFKTTSPDGLILYNRGDGNDFIVIELVKGYLHYISDLGNGAHLIKGNSNSPLNDNHWHNVHISRDTNNLHTVKIDTKVTTQTTMGAKNLDLKGDLYIGGISKEMYRDLPKLVHSREGFQGCLATVDLNGKLPDLLAEALATMGQVERGCEGPSTTCQEDSCSNQGVCLQQWEGFTCDCSMTSYAGPLCNDAGTTYIFGRDGGLVIYTWPPNERPSTRADRLALGFSTQQKHAILLRVDSASGLGDYLQLQIDKGNIRVVFNVGTDDINIEESSKFVNDGKYHIIRFTRSGGNATLQLDDLPIIERYPSGNIDNERLAIARQRIPYRLGRVVDDWLLDKGRQLTIFNSQTTVRVGGGERGAGMFQGQLSGLYYNGLRILNMAAEGHPHIRVEGSARLVGDMPSSSITPQSSAAAGGNRSDSAPSISDITTTTATNRKGQGATQQTADDLLVASAECPSDDEDIDPCDPSSARPPLPDVKVFPGPSEVVRESSSTTGMVVGIVAAAALCILILLYAMYKYRNRDEGSYHVDESRNYISNSATQPNGSAKDKPLGIAKISKNKKNKDKEYYV from the exons TGAGGGCTTCTGCGACTtcctggagctgctgcttctccatGGCCACCTTCGCCTGCGTTTCTCCATCTTTTGTGCCGAGCCGGCCGAACTGCAGTCAGGCGTGGCGGTGAGTGATGGGCGCTGGCATGCGGTGCGTGTCAAGCGGGACTGGAGGAACACCTCGTTAGAGGTGGATGGGCGACTGGAGGGATGGGCGGAAGTGAAGAGCAAGAGAAGAGACATGACAGTATTCAGCCACACCTACATGGGCGGGGTGACGCCAGAACTTCACTCTTCACCCCTGCGCCTCACCTCCCCTTCAGTGCGGGAACATCCTCCCTTCCGTGGCTGGATCACAGCGGTGAGCATCAATGGCTCGGTGGTGATGCTGGATGGCTCAGAGGGCGTCACAGTAACAGCTGGCTGTGGGCCGGACCACCAGTGCCAAAATGGAGGGGTGTGCAGCGTAGTCAACGACCAGGCCGTCTGCGACTGCTCTGACACGGGTTTCCAAGGCAATGACTGCAGCGAAG GTCTGGCACACCTGATGATTGGCGACCAAG ctcGCGAGGAGTATGTTGCAACCTTCAAGGGCTCTGAGTACTTCTGCTATGACTTGTCGCCCAACCCCATCCAATCTAGCAGTGATGAAATAACACTTTCCTTCAAAACGCTGCAGCGCAACGGCCTGATGCTGCACACCGGCAAGTCAGCTGACTACGTCAACCTGGCACTGAAGAACGGTGCTGTGTCACTTGTCATCAACCTAGGCTCCGGGGCCTTCGAGGCTCTGGTGGAGCCAGTCAACGGCAAGTTCAACGACAATGCCTGGCATGACGTCAAGGTCACCCGCAACCTGAGACAG CACTCAGGCATTGGACACGCTATG GTGACCATCTCTGTGGATGGCATCCTGACTACCACAGGCTATACCCAGGAGGACTACACGATGCTGGGCTCAGATGACTTCTTTTACGTGGGGGGGAGCCCCAGCACGGCTGACCTGCCTGGTTCTCCAGTCAGCAATAACTTCATGGGCTGTCTCAAAGAG GTGGTGTACAAGAACAACGATGTACGTTTGGAGCTGTCTAGACTGGCTAAACAGGGAGACCCAAAGATGAAG GTGAGTGGGGTGGTGTCCTTTAAGTGTGAGAGCGTTGCCACACTGGACCCTGTGACCTTCGATACCCCAGAGTCCTACGTGTCGCTAAGCAAGTGGACAGCGAAGAAGGCAGGATCCGTCTCATTTGACTTTAGGACCACAGAGCCAAACGGGTTAATGCTATTCAGTCATGGCAAACCCAGACCGCAGCAACGCAAGGACCCACGCACACCTCCCACAGTCAAG GTGGATTTCTTTGCCATTGAGATGCTGGATGGGCACTTGTACTTGCTGCTTGACATGGGCTCGGGAACCACAAAGACCAAGGCTGTCAGCAAAAAGGTCAACGACGGAGAATGGCATCATGTCGACTTCCAGAGGGATGGGCGCTCAG GAACCATCTCTGTGAGCAGTGAAAGAACAGCATACACAGCTCCAGGAGACAGCGAGATCCTGGACCTGGACGACACCTTGTACCTTGGAGGACTACCAGAGGACCGCGCTGGACTCATCTTCCCAACAGAG GTGTGGACGGCTCTGTTGAACTACGGTTATGTGGGCTGCATCAGAGACCTGTTTATAGATGGGCAGAGCAAAGACATTAGACGACTGGCTGAGGCCCAGAGGGCGGTAGGGGTAAAACCCTCTTGCTCCAAAGAGCCACCCAAACAGTGCCTGTCCAACCCCTGCCAGCACAACGGCATCTGCAGGGAGGGCTGGAATCGCTATGTCTGCGACTGCTCTGGGACGGGCTACCTGGGACGCTCCTGTGAGAGAG ATGCGACTATCCTGTCATATGATGGCAGTAAGTTTATGAAGGTGCAGTTGCCTGTGGTGATGCACACCGAGGCAGAGGACGTCTCACTACGCTTTCGCTCCCAGCGGGCCTATGGCGTTCTCATGGCAACCACATCCCGTAACTCCGCAGACACCCTTCGTCTGGAGCTAGATGGGGGCCGTGTCCGACTAACTGTCAACCTAG ACTGTATCAGGATAAACTGTACAGCCA GTAAAGGCCCAGAGACCATCTTTGCGGGGTCAGGCCTCAATGATAATGAGTGGCACACGGTGAGGGTAGTCCGGCGTGGCAAGAGCCTCAAACTCACCGTGGATGACCTGCAGCCTGTTGAAG GTCAAATGGCGGGCGACCACACCCAACTGGAGTTCCACAATGTGGAGACGGGTATTGTGACGGAGAAGCGCTTCATGCCTGCTGTGCCCTCCAATTTCATCGGTCACCTTCAGGGCCTGACACTGAACGGCATGCCTTACATTGATCTGTGCAAGAATGGTGACATCGACTACTGTGAGCTCAACGCTGTTATTGGCTATAAGAGCATTGTGGCTGACCCCGTCACCTTCCGCTCGCGCTCCAGTTTCGTCACATTACCCACACTGCAGGCCTACTACTCCATGCATCTCTTCATGCAGTTCAAGACTACATCCCCCGACGGCCTTATTCTGTACAACAGGGGAGATGGCAATGACTTCATAGTGATTGAGCTGGTTAAAGG CTACCTACACTACATTTCTGACCTAGGCAACGGAGCACACCTGATCAAGGGCAACTCTAATAGTCCTCTAAATGACAATCACTGGCACAATGTGCACATATCCCGAGACACTAACAATCTGCACACGGTTAAGATTGACACCAAAGTCACTACACAGACCACGATGGGCGCCAAAAACCTCGACCTAAAGG GTGACCTGTACATTGGGGGCATTTCCAAAGAGATGTATCGAGATCTGCCCAAACTGGTCCACTCCCGTGAGGGTTTCCAGGGTTGCCTAGCAACAGTTGATCTAAATGGCAAGCTCCCTGACCTTTTGGCTGAAGCCTTGGCAACTATGGGACAAGTAGAAAGAGGCTGTGAAG GTCCCAGCACTACCTGTCAAGAAGACTCCTGCTCAAATCAGGGAGTTTGTTTGCAGCAGTGGGAGGGTTTCACCTGTGACTGCAGCATGACTTCATATGCTGGGCCACTGTGCAATGACG CTGGGACCACTTATATCTTTGGCCGTGATGGAGGCCTGGTGATTTACACGTGGCCCCCTAATGAGCGTCCCAGCACCAGGGCAGACCGGCTTGCCCTCGGGTTCAGCACCCAGCAAAAACACGCCATTCTGCTCAGGGTGGACAGCGCATCTGGCCTGGGAGACTACCTTCAGCTGCAGATA GACAAGGGCAACATTAGAGTAGTGTTTAATGTGGGCACTGATGACATCAACATCGAGGAGAGCTCCAAGTTTGTCAACGATGGGAAGTACCACATAATTCGGTTCACCCGTAGCGGAGGCAATGCCACCCTTCAACTGGACGACCTGCCAATCATAGAGCGCTATCCATCAG GCAACATTGATAACGAGCGCCTGGCCATCGCCAGACAGCGAATCCCCTATCGGCTCGGTCGAGTAGTTGACGATTGGCTACTCGACAAAG GTCGCCAACTGACCATCTTCAACAGCCAGACGACGGTGCGCGTTGGCGGAGGTGAGCGGGGTGCAGGCATGTTCCAGGGCCAGCTGTCTGGCCTCTACTACAACGGCCTCCGCATCCTGAATATGGCTGCTGAGGGGCACCCACACATCAGAGTGGAGGGCAGCGCACGGTTGGTCGGCGACATGCCATCTTCCTCCATCACCCCACAGTCCAGTGCCGCAGCTGGAGGCAACCGCTCTGACTCTGCCCCCTCCATAAGTGACATCACAACCACCACGGCTACCAACAGGAAGGGGCAGGGCGCCACACAGCAG ACGGCAGATGACCTGCTGGTGGCTTCAGCTGAGTGTCCCAGCGATGATGAAGACATTGACCCCTGTGACCCCAGTTCAG CCCGCCCTCCCCTTCCAGATGTAAAGGTGTTCCCAGGTCCTTCTGAGGTGGTACGggagagcagcagcaccacaggCATGGTGGTAGGCATCGTGGCAGCTGCCGCCCTCtgcatcctcatcctcctctatGCCATGTACAAGTACCGCAATCGAGATGAAGGCTCCTACCACGTGGATGAGAGTCGCAATTATATCAGCAACTCGGCCACACAGCCCAATGGCAGTGCCAAGGACAAACCGCTGGGCATTGCCAAAATCTCcaaaaacaagaag